Proteins encoded together in one Terriglobus saanensis SP1PR4 window:
- a CDS encoding carboxypeptidase-like regulatory domain-containing protein: MISSPEPQTAVVTGTVTDADGAIIPGATVTLDGPDPSEHRVVAANESGFFELKGMHPAVSYHVTVNAKGFSDWTSPALVLTPGQQLDLPGVKLIVGVVETSVTAVFAEQVAMEQVKAEEKQRVFGVIPNFYVVYDHNFVPLTTKLKYQLAFRASTDVVSIAGAAILAGAEQAANTPDYVQGAKGFGQRFGAVYTDAFTNIMIGGAILPSLLHQDPRYFYQGEGTKKSRAMHAISSPFICKGDNGKPQINFSSIGGDLSSGAISNLYYPQSNRGANLVFGNALISTGGRVLNALAQEFILHRFTTRGKKEN; the protein is encoded by the coding sequence ATGATTTCTTCGCCTGAACCGCAAACGGCGGTTGTTACTGGTACAGTGACGGACGCGGATGGCGCCATCATTCCTGGCGCAACCGTTACTCTCGACGGCCCCGACCCCAGTGAACATCGTGTTGTGGCCGCAAATGAAAGCGGTTTCTTTGAGTTGAAGGGTATGCATCCCGCAGTTTCGTATCACGTCACTGTCAATGCAAAAGGATTTTCCGATTGGACCTCGCCCGCCCTTGTGCTCACTCCAGGGCAGCAACTCGATCTACCCGGCGTGAAGTTGATCGTGGGTGTGGTTGAAACCAGCGTGACAGCAGTCTTTGCCGAGCAAGTCGCCATGGAACAGGTCAAGGCAGAAGAAAAGCAAAGAGTCTTTGGGGTCATTCCCAACTTTTATGTCGTCTATGATCACAACTTCGTTCCGCTCACGACGAAGTTGAAGTATCAACTTGCCTTTCGCGCATCCACGGATGTCGTCAGCATCGCTGGCGCGGCCATCCTGGCAGGTGCAGAGCAAGCGGCAAATACTCCGGACTATGTTCAGGGGGCGAAGGGCTTTGGCCAACGTTTCGGCGCAGTCTATACGGATGCCTTCACGAACATCATGATCGGTGGAGCCATTCTGCCATCGCTCCTGCATCAGGACCCACGCTACTTCTATCAGGGCGAGGGCACCAAGAAATCACGCGCGATGCATGCCATCTCCAGCCCATTCATCTGCAAAGGGGACAATGGCAAACCGCAGATCAACTTCTCCAGCATCGGCGGAGATCTGAGCTCGGGAGCCATATCGAATCTCTACTATCCCCAGTCGAATCGTGGGGCGAATCTTGTCTTCGGTAATGCACTCATCAGTACGGGCGGACGAGTTCTCAACGCGCTCGCACAGGAGTTCATCCTGCATCGCTTCACTACAAGAGGAAAGAAAGAAAACTAG
- a CDS encoding glycosyltransferase — MKIGFVSLPLSGHLHPMTALARKLKFRGHEVVFIGVPDVGPVVRAAGLDFISYCETEYPVGSIAEVYAPISKLHGTEVIRYQGRKLSPPFTAVALESLPEKLLESGVEALVLDAAHLFMELVPMRLGMPYVHIWNVLHLDFSGASPMCFFGWPHETSAQAMQRNVEGLQFVGEAIQPLVEVAMAHAEKVGLQVDWSVPGSTLSRLAIISQTPKGFDFPEIPWPENFYYAGPFHDDQGRASVPFPWEKLTGAPLIYASLGTLVNGLDYLYKTILAAVERIPNIQVVLSVGKNIDLESLGTIPPNTIVVRSAPQIELLKRAELCITHAGLNTALESLAQGVPMVAIPVGYDQPGVAARIAYHGVGEFIEVEDLTVEGLSGLIETVLKKGGYHDRARHFQRVIAETRGLDRAADVIEQVFVKDRAQEALQEDAAQRI; from the coding sequence ATGAAAATTGGCTTTGTAAGCCTGCCCCTCTCGGGCCATCTTCATCCCATGACTGCGCTCGCACGCAAGTTGAAATTCCGCGGACACGAGGTAGTTTTTATCGGTGTTCCGGACGTCGGTCCAGTCGTTCGCGCAGCCGGTTTGGATTTCATATCCTATTGCGAGACGGAGTATCCAGTCGGCTCCATTGCCGAAGTCTACGCTCCTATTTCAAAGCTGCACGGTACCGAGGTCATACGGTATCAGGGACGCAAGTTATCTCCTCCATTCACCGCAGTAGCACTTGAAAGTTTGCCTGAAAAATTATTGGAGTCTGGAGTTGAAGCCTTAGTTTTGGACGCTGCACATCTTTTCATGGAGCTTGTGCCGATGCGTTTAGGAATGCCGTATGTCCATATATGGAATGTTCTTCATCTGGATTTTTCAGGAGCGTCACCGATGTGCTTCTTTGGCTGGCCGCACGAAACTTCCGCGCAAGCAATGCAGAGAAATGTGGAAGGCTTGCAATTTGTCGGCGAAGCTATACAGCCTCTCGTGGAAGTTGCCATGGCGCATGCCGAGAAGGTTGGCCTTCAGGTCGACTGGAGCGTACCCGGTTCGACACTTTCCAGACTGGCGATTATCTCGCAAACGCCAAAAGGGTTTGATTTTCCTGAGATCCCGTGGCCTGAAAATTTTTACTATGCAGGACCATTTCATGACGACCAGGGCCGCGCTTCAGTACCTTTTCCATGGGAGAAGCTGACCGGTGCACCTCTGATCTATGCTTCTCTGGGAACGCTTGTAAACGGGTTGGACTATCTCTACAAAACGATTCTCGCTGCGGTGGAGAGAATTCCGAATATCCAGGTCGTACTCTCCGTAGGAAAGAACATTGATCTTGAGTCCCTGGGTACGATCCCGCCCAATACGATCGTGGTCCGCTCAGCGCCACAGATTGAACTCCTCAAACGTGCGGAGCTTTGCATCACGCACGCGGGACTTAACACTGCGCTCGAGTCATTGGCTCAAGGTGTGCCCATGGTGGCCATTCCCGTTGGCTATGACCAGCCCGGTGTTGCCGCAAGGATTGCGTACCACGGAGTGGGGGAGTTTATCGAAGTCGAAGACCTGACCGTAGAGGGTCTCTCTGGGCTGATCGAGACAGTACTAAAAAAAGGCGGTTACCACGATAGGGCTCGTCATTTTCAGAGGGTGATTGCAGAGACGCGTGGATTGGATCGAGCTGCCGATGTAATCGAGCAGGTCTTCGTGAAGGATCGCGCCCAGGAAGCTCTGCAGGAAGATGCGGCACAACGGATTTGA
- a CDS encoding MFS transporter yields the protein MREATSPEPTENGVWILAATILGSSMAFIDGTVVNVALPAIQHTFHSTGSDVQWVVESYALLLASLLLAGGAMGDLYGRKKIFVLGVILFAAGSIWCGLAGTMSALILARGAQGIGAALLVPGSLALISASFPISTRGSAIGTWSGFTAMTAAVGPVLGGALVQYASWRWVFLINIPIAVVVVAITTLKVPESRHEEMSQALDWLGALLATVGLGSITYALIESSSIGSHPGIAAIVGVVSLVAFFVTEARSKSPMIRLSLFRSRNFSGANLLTFFLYGAFGGVLFFLPLNLMQVQHYAPTQAGGALLPLILLISFLSRWSGGLIARYGARLPLTIGPLIVAVGFLLFLRPGIGGSYATTLLPPVLILGIGMAVCVAPLTTAVMNAVPVSESGVASAVNNAVSRIAGLLAIAVFGLVLYAAFSHNLTHRLDALSISSSERKNVDDQRSRLAAIETHNPQAQRAIAESFVFGYRRVLWIAVALSIASSLSAALLLEAKEAS from the coding sequence ATGCGTGAAGCGACCTCGCCAGAGCCTACGGAAAATGGAGTGTGGATTCTCGCCGCCACCATTCTCGGTAGCAGCATGGCGTTCATCGATGGCACGGTCGTCAATGTAGCTCTTCCGGCAATTCAGCACACCTTCCACTCCACCGGAAGTGACGTGCAGTGGGTGGTGGAGTCGTATGCTCTTCTGCTCGCTTCACTGCTTCTGGCAGGTGGGGCGATGGGGGATCTTTACGGGCGAAAGAAGATCTTCGTCCTTGGCGTGATCCTCTTTGCGGCTGGATCCATCTGGTGCGGTCTGGCCGGAACCATGTCCGCATTGATTCTTGCACGAGGCGCGCAGGGAATCGGCGCAGCTCTTCTGGTACCTGGCAGCCTCGCCCTCATCAGCGCCTCGTTTCCCATCTCAACACGCGGAAGCGCCATCGGTACATGGTCAGGCTTTACCGCGATGACGGCCGCAGTTGGGCCCGTGTTGGGTGGAGCGCTTGTGCAGTATGCCTCCTGGCGCTGGGTCTTTCTCATCAACATCCCGATTGCGGTTGTGGTCGTCGCGATCACAACGTTGAAGGTTCCAGAGAGCCGCCATGAAGAGATGAGCCAGGCATTGGATTGGCTCGGTGCTCTTCTGGCCACCGTGGGACTAGGCTCGATCACCTATGCCTTGATCGAGTCATCTTCCATCGGAAGCCACCCCGGTATCGCCGCTATTGTCGGTGTAGTTTCGCTCGTTGCTTTCTTCGTCACCGAAGCACGCTCCAAGTCGCCGATGATCCGCCTGTCGCTCTTCCGTTCCCGTAACTTCAGTGGAGCGAATCTGCTTACCTTCTTTCTCTATGGTGCTTTCGGCGGCGTGCTCTTTTTTCTTCCGCTGAACCTGATGCAGGTGCAGCACTACGCGCCGACGCAGGCAGGAGGTGCGCTTCTACCTCTCATTCTGCTGATCTCTTTTCTCTCGCGATGGTCAGGCGGGTTGATCGCTCGTTATGGTGCCAGGCTTCCGCTCACCATTGGCCCTCTCATCGTTGCGGTCGGCTTCCTGCTCTTTCTCCGACCCGGCATCGGAGGCTCCTATGCCACGACCTTATTACCACCGGTTCTCATCCTGGGGATAGGTATGGCCGTCTGCGTCGCTCCGCTCACGACTGCTGTGATGAACGCGGTGCCGGTCTCGGAGTCCGGTGTCGCCTCAGCCGTCAACAACGCTGTCTCGCGCATCGCAGGACTTCTCGCGATCGCAGTCTTTGGTCTTGTCCTTTACGCAGCCTTCAGTCATAACCTGACGCATCGACTGGATGCTCTGAGCATCTCTTCCTCTGAGAGGAAAAATGTCGACGACCAACGATCGAGGCTCGCT